In the Carassius gibelio isolate Cgi1373 ecotype wild population from Czech Republic chromosome A2, carGib1.2-hapl.c, whole genome shotgun sequence genome, one interval contains:
- the rpl7 gene encoding 60S ribosomal protein L7 gives MAGETKKKVPSVPESLLKRRQRFAAIKAVRLKKAAADKKAHKVTRKLIFKRAEAYHKEYREMYRREIRMSRMARKVGNYYVPAEPKLAFVVRIRGINGVSPKVRKVLQLLRLRQIFNGVFVKLNKASINMLRIAEPYIAWGYPNLKSVRELIYKRGFGKIRKQRIPLTDNVLIERALGRYGIICVEDLIHEIYTVGKNFKCANNFLWPFKLSSPRGGMNKKTTHFVEGGDAGNREDQINRLIRRMN, from the exons ATGGCGGGTGAAAC AAAGAAGAAGGTTCCCTCAGTCCCCGAAAGCCTCTTGAAGAGGCGACAGCGCTTTGCTGCCATCAAGGCTGTGCGTCTGAAGAAGGCAGCAGCTGACAAAAAG GCCCACAAAGTCACCAGGAAGCTCATCTTCAAGAGAGCTGAAGCTTACCACAAGGAATACCGGGAGATGTACAGGCGTGAAATCCGCATGAGCAGAATGGCTCGCAAGGTCGGCAACTACTACGTGCCAGCTGAGCCCAAACTGGCTTTTGTTGTCAGGATCAGAGG TATCAATGGTGTCAGCCCTAAAGTCCGCAAGGTGCTTCAGCTGCTCCGTCTCCGCCAGATCTTCAACGGTGTCTTTGTTAAACTGAACAAGGCCTCCAtcaacatgctccgaattgcagaGCCCTACATTGCCTGGGG CTACCCCAACCTTAAATCTGTGCGTGAGCTCATCTACAAGCGTGGATTTGGCAAGATCAGGAAGCAGCGCATTCCTCTGACAGACAACGTCCTCATCGAGAGGGCCCTTG GTCGTTACGGAATCATCTGCGTTGAGGATCTCATCCATGAGATCTACACTGTTGGAAAGAACTTCAAGTGTGCAAACAACTTCCTCTGGCCATTCAAATTGTCCTCCCCTCGTGGTGGCATGAACAAGAAGACCACCCACTTTGTTGAGGGAGGAGATGCAGGAAACAGGGAGGACCAGATCAACAGACTCATCAGGAGAATGAACTAA
- the LOC128029724 gene encoding ubiquitin-conjugating enzyme E2 W-like codes for MASMQRRLQKELLALQSDPPPGMTLNERSVQNTITEWLIDMEGAPGTLYEGEKFQLLFKFSSRYPFDSPQVMFTGENIPIHPHVYSNGHICLSILTEDWSPALSVQSVCLSIISMLSSCKEKQRPPDNSFYVKTCNKNPKKTKWWYHDDTC; via the exons ATGGCGTCTATGCAG AGGCGATTACAAAAGGAATTGTTGGCATTGCAAAGTGATCCACCTCCTGGAATGACTCTGAATGAGAGAAGTGTGCAGAACACAATCACGGA GTGGTTAATAGATATGGAAGGTGCTCCAGGGACTCTCTATGAAGGAGAGAAGTTTCAGCTCCTCTTCAAATTCAGTAGTCGATATCCTTTTGATTCACCTCAG GTAATGTTCACTGGAGAGAACATCCCCATCCATCCGCACGTCTACAGCAACGGTCACATCTGTTTATCTATTTTAACTGAGGACTGGTCACCAGCCCTGTCTGTGCAGTCTGTTTGTTtaagcattattagcatgctgtCAAGCTGCAAAGAAAAG CAACGGCCTCCAGATAACTCCTTTTATGTAAAGACATGTAATAAGAATCCAAAGAAAACTAAGTGGTGGTATCACG acgATACATGCTAG
- the elocb gene encoding elongin C paralog b codes for MDGEEKTYGGCEGPDAMYVKLISSDGHEFIVKREHALTSGTIKAMLSGPGQFAENETNEVNFREIPSHVLSKVCMYFTYKVRYTNSSTEIPEFPIAPEIALELLMAANFLDC; via the exons ATGG atGGAGAAGAAAAAACCTATGGTGGCTGTGAAGGGCCAGATGCCATGTACGTGAAATTGATCTCCTCTGATGGTCATGAGTTTATTGTGAAGAGAGAACATGCTCTTACATCTGGAACAATCAAAGCTATGCTTAGTGGTCCAG GCCAGTTTGCTGAGAATGAAACAAACGAGGTCAACTTTCGAGAGATCCCATCTCACGTTCTTTCTAAAGTCTGCATGTATTTTACATATAAAGTCCGCTATACTAATAGCTCAACAGAAATCCCAGAATTTCCTATTGCCCCAGAAATAGCTCTGGAGCTTCTGATGGCTGCAAACTTCCtagattgttaa
- the tmem70 gene encoding transmembrane protein 70, mitochondrial — protein sequence MYQIGILQGFWRLSKNQQQIIRNLRVAVRPILHSDTQAVLLTRQDHLLHEIRRSFLKAHAKKVQYCAVRWYKPLPVQSEDGELIYTGNLGKAVLGVKFFSYSSSMFSLCVMPYVLLKTGIGVNSLALQVAFCGFIGFFTFLTPVLLHLITKGYVVRLYHNKETDTYTAITYSALLVEKRTVFHQRDVIIPDVSRMFTSFYAKKRSMLVNPMLFPLPHDYNHLMGYDRPFSFDIDDLNKPDKS from the exons ATGTATCAGATTGGGATTTTACAAGGGTTTTGGCGTCTGTCAAAAAATCAGCAACAGATCATCAGAAATCTCCGAGTCGCTGTTCGCCCGATATTACACAGCGACACTCAGGCTGTGCTTTTAACAAGGCAGGATCATTTGCTGCATGAGATCCGAAGGTCGTTTTTAAAAGCCCACGCAAAAAAG GTCCAGTATTGTGCTGTTAGATGGTATAAACCCTTACCAGTCCAGTCTGAAGATGGAGAATTGATCTACACAGGCAACTTGGGAAAAGCTGTCCTTG GTGTGAAGTTTTTCTCCTACTCCAGCAGCATGTTTAGTCTCTGTGTGATGCCATATGTCCTCCTGAAAACAGGCATTGGTGTAAACAGCTTGGCACTGCAAGTGGCATTTTGTGGCTTTATAGGTTTCTTCACATTTCTGACTCCTGTTCTCCTCCACTTGATCACCAAAGGTTATGTAGTACGCCTGTACCACAACAAGGAGACGGACACGTACACGGCCATCACTTACAGCGCCCTTCTAGTGGAGAAACGGACTGTGTTCCATCAGCGTGATGTTATTATCCCTGATGTCAGTCGGATGTTCACCAGCTTTTATGCCAAGAAACGCTCAATGCTGGTCAACCCAATGCTTTTTCCTCTACCCCACGACTACAACCACCTCATGGGTTATGACCGGCCCTTTTCTTTTGACATAGATGACCTGAACAAACCAGATAAAAGTTAA